The proteins below come from a single Pedobacter aquae genomic window:
- the ileS gene encoding isoleucine--tRNA ligase, producing the protein MYKEYKQLNLSQIGKEVLESWKSNHIFEKSIGNRPASKPYTFYEGPPSANGMPGIHHVMARSIKDIFCRYKTLKGFQVKRKGGWDTHGLPIELAVEKSLGITKEDIGKKITVQEYNDACRKEVMKYTDVWNDLTEKMGYWVDLENPYITYENEYIESLWWILKQLHSKGFLYKGYTVQPYSPAAGTGLSSHELNQPGTYRDVKDTSIVAQFRLKKNQVHPLISKLFETEEEDTTIIAWTTTPWTLPSNCALAVGEKITYVKIKTFNQYTHLPVSVILAKDLIAKHFKAEAQNLSFQDYKAGDKLIPWEIAAEFTGKELLGLRYFQLMPYVSNENLEANAFRVIGGDFVTTEDGTGIVHTASVYGADDFRVAKENGVPSVMVTDEKGNEFPLVNKQGKFVDEVTDFAGKYVKEEYYSDEERKAADFKPTDVLIAIKLKEENKAFDVKKYEHSYPHCWRTDKPVLYYPLDSWFIKTTAVKEKLVALNKTINWKPESTGTGRFGNWLENLVDWNLSRSRYWGTPLPIWRTEDGTEEICIGAVAELNIEIEKAIKAGFMPEGFSLQDMHRPFVDDVILVSSTGKKMFREPDLIDVWFDSGAMPYAQWHYPFENKEEFEKAYPADFIAEGVDQTRGWFFTLHTIATLLSETSDDIKAVNIKNANQGIAFKNVISNGLVLDKNGNKMSKRLGNAVDPFSTIETYGADATRWYMISNASPWDNLKFNLDGLDEVRRKFFGTLYNTYAFFALYANIDGFKYAEEEIANRPEIDRWIISLLNTLTKEVDEFYEDFEPTKAARAIQNFVDEHLSNWFVRLSRRRFWKGDYTADKISAYQTLYTCLIGVSKLMSPIAPFFSDRLFNDLNSITQKEQVASVHLTDFPVYQAKLVDKDLEERMQLAQDISSMILSLRKKVGINVRQPLSKILLPVLDQSFQQKVEKVRELILSETNIKEIEFITDTAGIIKKKIKPNFKALGPKVGKSMKAVGNFLTALNDEQIQTLETNRNITFKVEEQTFTIAVEDVEIIAEDVPGWQVTNLGRLTVALDITITQSLKEEGIAREVINRIQNLRKDKGFEVTDKISVTLQKLPIITDAVSSNLLYICEETLAESLILSDELTGGDTIEIEETNILISLKKN; encoded by the coding sequence ATGTACAAAGAATATAAGCAACTTAACTTATCACAAATAGGCAAAGAAGTATTAGAAAGCTGGAAGAGCAATCATATTTTTGAAAAAAGTATAGGCAATCGCCCGGCTTCTAAACCATACACATTTTACGAAGGTCCGCCGTCTGCCAACGGAATGCCTGGTATTCACCATGTTATGGCTCGTTCTATTAAAGATATTTTTTGCCGATATAAAACTTTAAAAGGTTTTCAGGTTAAAAGAAAAGGTGGTTGGGATACGCATGGTTTACCTATTGAGCTAGCTGTCGAAAAATCTTTAGGAATCACCAAAGAAGATATTGGTAAAAAAATTACTGTACAAGAGTATAATGATGCTTGCCGAAAAGAGGTGATGAAATATACCGATGTATGGAATGATCTTACCGAAAAAATGGGCTATTGGGTTGATCTAGAGAACCCATACATTACTTACGAAAACGAATATATAGAAAGCCTTTGGTGGATTTTAAAACAATTACACAGTAAAGGTTTCTTATACAAAGGCTATACAGTACAACCCTACTCACCTGCTGCTGGTACCGGCTTAAGCTCACATGAGTTAAACCAACCGGGCACTTATCGTGATGTTAAGGATACTTCTATTGTTGCGCAGTTTAGATTAAAGAAAAATCAGGTTCATCCGCTAATTTCAAAACTTTTTGAAACTGAGGAAGAAGATACCACCATTATCGCTTGGACAACCACGCCATGGACTTTACCGTCTAACTGTGCTTTGGCTGTTGGCGAGAAAATCACATATGTAAAAATCAAAACCTTTAACCAATACACTCACCTTCCGGTAAGCGTAATTTTGGCTAAAGATTTAATAGCTAAACATTTTAAAGCCGAAGCGCAAAATTTATCTTTTCAGGATTATAAAGCTGGTGATAAATTAATCCCTTGGGAAATTGCGGCCGAGTTTACAGGTAAAGAACTTTTAGGCTTACGCTACTTCCAACTGATGCCTTATGTAAGCAATGAAAACTTAGAGGCCAATGCTTTCCGTGTGATAGGTGGAGATTTTGTTACTACCGAAGATGGTACTGGTATTGTACACACAGCCTCTGTTTATGGTGCTGATGACTTTAGGGTTGCCAAAGAGAATGGCGTACCATCTGTTATGGTGACCGATGAAAAAGGAAACGAATTCCCACTGGTAAACAAACAAGGTAAGTTTGTTGATGAAGTAACAGATTTTGCAGGCAAATATGTAAAAGAAGAATATTATAGCGATGAAGAGCGTAAAGCTGCTGATTTTAAGCCAACAGATGTTTTAATTGCCATAAAACTTAAAGAAGAAAACAAAGCTTTTGATGTTAAAAAGTACGAACACAGTTACCCACATTGCTGGAGAACAGATAAACCCGTACTTTATTACCCTTTGGATAGCTGGTTTATTAAAACCACTGCCGTTAAAGAAAAACTGGTAGCCCTTAATAAAACCATTAACTGGAAACCAGAAAGTACCGGGACAGGAAGATTTGGTAATTGGCTAGAGAATTTAGTGGATTGGAATTTATCTCGTTCTAGATATTGGGGAACGCCTCTACCAATTTGGAGAACGGAAGACGGGACTGAAGAAATTTGTATTGGCGCTGTTGCGGAGCTAAATATAGAAATAGAAAAAGCTATAAAAGCTGGTTTCATGCCAGAAGGCTTTTCTTTACAAGATATGCACCGTCCTTTTGTTGATGATGTAATTCTTGTTTCTTCAACAGGTAAAAAAATGTTCCGCGAGCCAGATTTAATAGATGTTTGGTTTGATTCTGGAGCTATGCCTTATGCACAATGGCATTATCCGTTTGAAAATAAAGAAGAATTTGAGAAAGCTTATCCAGCAGATTTTATTGCTGAAGGTGTAGACCAAACCCGTGGATGGTTTTTTACCTTGCACACTATTGCCACTTTATTAAGCGAAACCAGCGATGATATAAAAGCCGTAAATATCAAAAATGCTAACCAAGGCATTGCATTCAAAAATGTAATTTCTAATGGTTTGGTATTAGATAAAAACGGCAATAAAATGTCTAAAAGGTTAGGTAATGCGGTAGATCCTTTTAGCACCATAGAAACCTATGGCGCTGATGCTACACGCTGGTACATGATTAGCAATGCATCACCTTGGGATAACTTAAAATTTAATTTAGATGGTTTAGATGAGGTTCGTCGTAAGTTCTTCGGTACCCTTTATAATACTTATGCGTTTTTTGCTCTCTATGCCAATATAGATGGTTTTAAATACGCAGAAGAAGAAATTGCTAATCGCCCAGAAATAGACCGTTGGATCATCTCTTTATTAAACACCTTAACTAAAGAGGTAGACGAGTTTTATGAGGATTTTGAACCTACAAAAGCAGCAAGAGCCATCCAAAACTTTGTTGATGAGCATTTAAGTAACTGGTTTGTACGTTTAAGTCGTCGCCGTTTCTGGAAAGGCGATTATACAGCCGATAAAATATCGGCATACCAAACTTTATACACCTGTTTAATTGGAGTGTCTAAACTAATGTCGCCCATAGCTCCTTTCTTCTCAGACAGGTTATTTAATGATTTAAATAGCATCACTCAGAAAGAGCAAGTAGCATCTGTACATTTAACAGATTTCCCTGTTTACCAGGCTAAGTTGGTGGATAAAGATTTAGAAGAAAGAATGCAACTAGCGCAAGATATTTCATCCATGATATTATCACTGCGTAAAAAAGTAGGCATTAATGTAAGACAACCGCTTAGTAAAATATTATTACCAGTACTAGATCAAAGTTTCCAGCAAAAAGTAGAAAAAGTAAGAGAACTCATTCTTTCTGAGACCAATATCAAAGAAATTGAATTCATTACAGATACGGCGGGCATCATTAAAAAGAAAATAAAACCAAACTTTAAAGCACTTGGACCAAAAGTTGGTAAGAGCATGAAAGCTGTAGGAAATTTCTTAACTGCTTTAAATGATGAGCAAATTCAAACTTTAGAAACAAATAGAAATATTACGTTTAAAGTAGAAGAACAAACATTTACAATTGCTGTTGAAGATGTAGAGATTATTGCGGAAGACGTACCAGGCTGGCAGGTTACCAATCTAGGTCGTTTAACTGTAGCTTTAGATATTACCATTACCCAAAGCTTAAAAGAAGAAGGTATTGCCAGAGAGGTCATCAACAGAATACAAAACTTAAGAAAAGACAAAGGTTTTGAGGTTACAGATAAGATAAGTGTTACACTACAAAAGCTCCCTATTATTACGGATGCTGTTAGTAGCAATTTATTATATATTTGTGAGGAGACCCTTGCTGAGTCTTTAATATTAAGCGATGAATTAACAGGTGGAGACACCATTGAAATAGAAGAAACTAATATTTTAATCTCACTAAAAAAGAACTAA
- a CDS encoding DUF2490 domain-containing protein: MKKHILLFLAATTLSLAATAQTVNQQSGWAAWFHSQKFSKKTGLHFDFQVRSADDLAYVRNILIRPGFTYFINDKLNATVGYALIISDQPGADALTESRIWEQFVVTYKLGKIPLTHRFRLEQRFINQANGDDAFSQRLRYFFRSVIPLQKQSTPAFSKGAFVALQNEVFLSIQNQPNGHLFDQNRLYLAAGYRLNPKMDLEAGYLNQSIKGAVVNTNNNIFQVALYTRF, translated from the coding sequence ATGAAGAAACATATTTTACTCTTTTTAGCAGCCACTACTTTATCATTAGCGGCAACAGCACAAACGGTTAACCAACAATCTGGTTGGGCAGCTTGGTTTCATAGCCAAAAATTTTCTAAAAAAACAGGTTTACATTTTGATTTTCAGGTGCGTTCTGCAGATGATTTAGCATATGTAAGAAATATCCTAATAAGACCTGGTTTTACTTATTTTATTAACGATAAGCTAAATGCAACAGTTGGTTATGCTTTAATTATTAGCGACCAACCCGGCGCAGATGCGCTAACGGAAAGTCGAATTTGGGAGCAATTTGTAGTTACTTACAAATTAGGCAAAATTCCTTTAACCCATCGTTTTAGATTAGAGCAAAGGTTTATTAACCAAGCTAATGGTGATGATGCTTTTTCACAAAGGCTACGCTACTTCTTTAGAAGTGTTATCCCACTACAAAAGCAAAGTACACCTGCATTTAGTAAAGGTGCTTTTGTTGCTTTACAAAATGAGGTTTTCTTAAGCATCCAAAACCAACCTAACGGTCATTTATTTGATCAAAACAGGTTGTATTTAGCCGCAGGTTATAGGCTAAATCCAAAAATGGATTTAGAAGCAGGCTATCTTAATCAATCTATCAAAGGTGCTGTTGTAAATACCAATAACAACATCTTCCAAGTAGCATTATATACAAGATTTTAA
- a CDS encoding DNA cytosine methyltransferase, translating to MSAIRQLDPEVLLFENVRGMLYKNKWYLKEVIEELESLGYSINYSLLNAVNFEVPQNRERVIVIGSKQKINLPRKINRKVTAGQALGELPFQFNEDSKFFTESMDRYVANYEKASKCINPRDLYLHKPARTLTCRNLAGATGDMHRVKLKDGRRRRITVREAARLQSFPDWFEFSGTETHKYNQIGNAVAPNFAYHLALNIKNHLIGELENKYIITEDEQLKLFENEAVYQSR from the coding sequence TTGTCAGCAATAAGACAGCTTGACCCAGAGGTATTGCTTTTTGAAAATGTTAGGGGAATGCTTTATAAAAACAAATGGTATTTAAAAGAAGTAATAGAAGAACTTGAGAGTTTAGGATATTCTATAAACTATTCACTTTTAAATGCCGTTAACTTTGAAGTTCCACAAAATAGAGAACGTGTCATAGTTATTGGTTCTAAACAGAAAATCAATCTTCCTAGAAAAATTAACCGAAAAGTAACCGCAGGTCAAGCATTAGGAGAACTGCCATTTCAATTTAACGAAGATTCTAAATTTTTTACTGAATCTATGGACAGGTATGTTGCTAACTATGAAAAAGCATCAAAATGTATTAATCCAAGAGATTTGTACTTACACAAGCCAGCAAGAACTTTGACTTGTAGGAATTTAGCAGGTGCAACGGGAGATATGCACCGAGTAAAATTAAAAGATGGTCGTAGACGTAGAATTACAGTTCGTGAAGCCGCAAGACTTCAAAGTTTTCCTGATTGGTTTGAATTTTCAGGTACAGAAACTCATAAATATAATCAAATTGGCAATGCTGTTGCTCCAAACTTCGCATATCATTTAGCATTAAATATCAAAAATCACCTAATAGGAGAATTAGAAAACAAATATATCATCACAGAAGACGAACAACTTAAATTATTTGAAAATGAAGCAGTATATCAGTCCCGATAA
- the recO gene encoding DNA repair protein RecO, with amino-acid sequence MIHKTRGIVLKVTDYSESSVVARIFTEKFGLQSYMINGVKKAKSKVKMNMLQPLHLLDMVVYHKPNGGIQKISDIRSMPMLHHIPYDIVKSSIAIFINEILYKSLRQQTDDEVLFEFVFKSIELLDAADESTANFHLVFLVKLTRFLGFYPDTSYADTSNYFDLKNGIFSKQQPNHLLYITNDDLQNFILLLRCSLENYQELKITHKSRKFLIEKLIDYYSLHIDDFGQVKSHAILEEVLG; translated from the coding sequence ATGATTCATAAGACTAGAGGTATCGTTTTAAAAGTTACAGATTATTCTGAGAGTAGTGTTGTGGCCAGAATTTTTACCGAAAAATTCGGCTTGCAATCTTACATGATTAATGGGGTAAAAAAGGCCAAGTCTAAAGTGAAGATGAATATGTTGCAGCCTTTACACCTCTTAGACATGGTAGTTTATCATAAACCTAATGGTGGTATTCAGAAGATTTCAGACATCAGGAGCATGCCAATGCTGCATCATATTCCTTATGATATTGTGAAGAGTTCTATCGCTATTTTTATCAATGAGATTTTATATAAATCCTTAAGACAGCAAACAGATGATGAAGTGCTTTTCGAGTTTGTTTTTAAATCTATAGAGCTTTTAGATGCTGCGGATGAATCTACAGCTAATTTCCATCTTGTTTTTTTAGTGAAATTAACCAGGTTTTTAGGGTTTTACCCCGATACCAGTTATGCCGATACCAGTAATTACTTCGATTTAAAGAATGGTATTTTTAGTAAGCAGCAGCCCAACCATTTATTATACATCACCAATGATGATTTACAAAACTTTATTTTATTGCTAAGATGTTCTTTAGAAAATTATCAGGAACTTAAAATCACCCATAAGAGCCGTAAGTTTTTGATAGAGAAGCTGATTGACT
- a CDS encoding TraR/DksA family transcriptional regulator, protein METNNKTRYSDSELQEFKELITAKLNSAKEELAMLAGSLSNPNVNGTDDTAGTYKTLEDGSATLEKEQINQLAARQKKFIENLEAALVRIENKTYGICRETGKLIQKERLKAVPHATLSMEAKLKQN, encoded by the coding sequence ATGGAGACTAATAATAAAACCCGCTACTCTGATTCTGAGTTACAAGAATTTAAAGAACTCATAACAGCAAAATTAAATAGTGCTAAGGAAGAGTTGGCCATGCTTGCAGGCTCTTTAAGTAATCCAAATGTAAATGGTACAGACGATACGGCTGGCACTTACAAAACTTTGGAAGATGGTTCTGCAACTCTAGAAAAAGAGCAAATTAACCAGCTTGCTGCTCGTCAGAAAAAGTTTATAGAAAACCTAGAAGCTGCTTTAGTAAGAATAGAAAATAAAACTTACGGTATATGCAGAGAAACAGGGAAATTGATACAAAAAGAGCGCTTAAAAGCTGTTCCACACGCTACTTTAAGTATGGAAGCTAAATTAAAACAGAATTAA
- the porZ gene encoding type IX secretion system anionic LPS delivery protein PorZ — protein MKIKLIFLFLFVGKVVCAQQLGIGQWQVYLPFFNASSVDINEDEAFCATSGGLSTLDRNTKEVQKFSVLDGFASSDVKLVKWNVSAKQLLIVYQNSNIDVLDKGKLYNLPEIFNRNNLGRKNINAVFFKQELAYLSTAFGVVVYNLARKEVRETYFFTENAAPLEVFETVILGDKIFAATSAGIYEANTNDLLIDFRRWRKHAVNQLYPGGVCNAIVDFNGKLYGLFNNQIYVFENNQWLLSSIFGVDVKRLKVVNNRFITIAPFRVIIYDSQFNQLKNIQNTNVFNSVSDVTLLGEEVLIADSKIGLVGFKADASIVNYTPAGPQTKIVKDLSSLNQQLAIAPGGFSDTYSPLFQNLGFTEFKKGEWRNYSEQSNSFLAPIRDITVVHQSSNKTYLGSFVNGLLVKEGDNFNLFNSANSSLQSTMGDAATTRVSGIAEDQRGNIWVSQFGVSSPLSLLKKDGTWQAFSFQDVLPGSFIEAKGLLVDDASQKWLMIRNRGLLIFNGSQARMLGFGTNLLPGTDVLSIKKDLKGALWVGTDRGVAFIESPEDAFSNVEVEIPTLTENGFIRPVLSQEQINCIAIDGANRKWIGTNNGVWLFDEALRKQILNFNTSNSPLMSNRILDIEVEAESGEVFFATEGGLMSYRGDATAASAKLSGITVYPNPVRPGYTGLIAIKGLTEQARIKITDISGALVYQTVAKGGLATWDGRTFNGDAVSSGVYLILIVAEDGTDTAISKLMMVR, from the coding sequence ATGAAAATCAAGCTTATTTTTTTATTTCTCTTTGTTGGTAAAGTTGTATGTGCACAGCAGCTTGGTATTGGCCAATGGCAAGTTTATTTACCTTTTTTTAATGCTTCTAGTGTTGATATAAATGAGGATGAAGCTTTTTGTGCCACTAGCGGCGGGCTTTCTACGCTAGATAGAAACACCAAAGAAGTACAAAAATTTTCTGTTTTAGATGGCTTTGCTAGTAGTGATGTTAAACTTGTTAAATGGAATGTAAGTGCAAAACAACTTTTAATAGTTTATCAAAACTCAAATATTGATGTTTTAGATAAAGGTAAACTTTATAACCTACCAGAGATTTTTAATCGTAATAATTTAGGAAGAAAAAATATTAATGCGGTTTTCTTTAAGCAAGAATTGGCTTATTTAAGTACTGCATTTGGTGTAGTGGTTTATAATCTTGCTAGAAAAGAAGTTAGAGAGACTTACTTTTTTACAGAAAATGCTGCGCCTCTTGAAGTTTTTGAAACCGTTATTCTGGGCGATAAAATATTTGCAGCAACCTCCGCAGGTATTTATGAAGCCAATACCAATGATTTATTGATAGATTTTAGAAGATGGCGTAAGCATGCTGTAAATCAGTTATATCCCGGTGGAGTTTGTAACGCTATAGTAGATTTTAACGGAAAACTTTACGGCTTATTTAACAATCAGATTTATGTTTTTGAGAATAATCAATGGCTTTTATCTTCCATTTTTGGTGTTGATGTTAAACGCTTAAAAGTAGTTAATAATAGGTTTATCACCATAGCTCCCTTTAGGGTAATTATTTACGATAGTCAGTTTAACCAACTCAAAAACATCCAAAACACCAATGTTTTTAATAGCGTTAGTGATGTTACTTTGCTGGGTGAGGAAGTTTTAATAGCAGACAGTAAAATTGGCTTAGTTGGTTTTAAAGCAGATGCAAGTATTGTAAATTATACGCCTGCAGGTCCTCAAACCAAAATTGTTAAAGATTTATCATCATTAAACCAACAATTAGCAATTGCGCCTGGCGGTTTTAGTGATACCTACTCGCCTTTATTTCAAAATTTAGGTTTTACAGAGTTTAAAAAGGGCGAGTGGAGGAATTATAGCGAGCAATCAAACTCATTTTTAGCGCCTATTAGAGATATTACGGTTGTACATCAATCATCCAATAAAACCTATTTAGGTTCTTTTGTTAATGGCTTATTGGTTAAAGAAGGAGATAATTTTAACCTTTTTAACAGCGCAAATAGCAGCTTACAAAGCACTATGGGCGATGCTGCTACTACAAGAGTTTCTGGTATTGCAGAAGACCAGAGGGGTAATATTTGGGTAAGTCAGTTTGGAGTTAGCAGTCCTTTATCTCTTTTAAAGAAGGATGGTACATGGCAGGCTTTTTCTTTTCAGGATGTTTTGCCGGGTTCTTTTATTGAGGCTAAAGGTTTATTGGTAGATGATGCATCCCAGAAATGGTTGATGATTAGAAATAGGGGCTTATTGATATTTAATGGCTCGCAAGCTAGAATGCTAGGTTTTGGAACTAATTTATTGCCTGGGACCGATGTTTTAAGTATCAAAAAAGACCTAAAAGGCGCTTTGTGGGTAGGTACAGATAGGGGAGTAGCCTTTATTGAAAGTCCTGAAGATGCCTTTAGTAATGTAGAGGTAGAAATTCCAACACTTACAGAAAATGGTTTTATAAGACCAGTTTTAAGTCAGGAGCAGATAAATTGTATAGCTATAGATGGTGCAAACCGTAAATGGATAGGTACAAACAATGGGGTTTGGCTTTTTGATGAAGCTTTGCGAAAACAAATCTTAAATTTTAATACCAGTAATAGCCCTTTAATGAGCAACCGTATTTTAGATATTGAGGTAGAAGCCGAAAGTGGAGAAGTGTTTTTTGCAACCGAAGGTGGTTTAATGTCTTACCGTGGCGATGCTACTGCGGCATCAGCAAAACTTTCTGGAATTACGGTTTACCCAAATCCGGTAAGACCGGGATATACAGGCTTAATCGCTATAAAAGGATTAACAGAGCAAGCCAGAATTAAAATAACAGATATTAGTGGGGCCTTAGTTTACCAAACCGTAGCAAAAGGTGGTTTGGCAACATGGGATGGCCGTACGTTTAACGGAGATGCGGTTTCTTCTGGTGTATATCTTATTTTAATTGTTGCAGAAGATGGCACAGATACCGCCATTTCTAAATTGATGATGGTAAGATAA
- a CDS encoding lipoprotein signal peptidase: MKGYTKPVFLIILVLLTDQVLKTWIKTNMYIGQEFQIIQDFFIIHFTENNGMAFGMEFGGELGKLALSLFRIIAVIGIGYGLHHLIKHKYHRGLILNVSLIFAGALGNIIDSVFYGLIYGYEKLFHGRVVDMFYFPIFTGVFPEWLPVWGGEDFIFFRPVFNIADAAISVGVILILIYQKVYFKEEIVEAPSTNSEVIED; this comes from the coding sequence ATGAAAGGTTATACAAAGCCTGTATTTTTAATTATACTGGTACTTCTTACCGATCAAGTTTTAAAAACCTGGATTAAAACCAATATGTACATTGGTCAAGAATTTCAGATTATTCAAGACTTTTTCATTATCCATTTCACAGAAAATAACGGAATGGCCTTTGGAATGGAGTTTGGCGGTGAGCTAGGTAAATTAGCGCTTTCTCTATTCAGAATTATTGCTGTTATAGGTATAGGCTATGGCTTACACCACTTAATAAAGCACAAATATCATAGAGGTTTAATCCTTAATGTATCTCTTATTTTTGCCGGAGCATTGGGTAATATTATAGATTCTGTTTTTTATGGTCTTATTTACGGATATGAAAAACTTTTTCATGGTCGTGTGGTTGATATGTTTTACTTCCCTATTTTTACAGGTGTTTTCCCAGAGTGGTTACCTGTATGGGGCGGCGAAGACTTCATTTTCTTCAGACCAGTATTCAACATCGCTGATGCAGCTATATCTGTAGGTGTTATTTTGATATTGATTTATCAGAAAGTTTACTTTAAAGAAGAGATTGTAGAAGCGCCAAGCACCAATAGTGAAGTAATTGAAGATTAA
- a CDS encoding DNA cytosine methyltransferase, with translation MEYWEEINIKLKPWIDTDLDKTVVDLFAGCGGLSLGFEANGFKTIGYEMDEQATNTYNKNLIGECFNEKLTVETKYPKADIVIGGPPCQPFSVGGKQLGLKDSRDGFPIFCQQ, from the coding sequence ATGGAATATTGGGAAGAAATAAATATTAAACTAAAGCCTTGGATTGACACTGATTTGGATAAAACAGTAGTTGACCTTTTTGCAGGTTGCGGTGGACTTTCCCTTGGTTTTGAAGCTAATGGGTTTAAAACTATTGGCTATGAAATGGACGAGCAAGCAACAAACACATACAACAAAAATTTAATTGGAGAGTGCTTCAATGAAAAGTTAACAGTTGAAACAAAATACCCGAAAGCCGATATTGTGATTGGTGGCCCACCTTGTCAACCTTTTAGCGTTGGTGGGAAACAACTTGGCTTAAAAGATTCAAGAGACGGTTTCCCGATTTTTTGTCAGCAATAA
- a CDS encoding BsuBI/PstI family type II restriction endonuclease, translating to MKQYISPDKSKTFSEKTPQVQELINTTLYILDTFGIPLNATPRRLERMAITFLASGDIKKVADFKKVKDLNSGHALKTRDIIIYVNNHFGENISSGSYDDIRRKDLKLLTIAEVILQSSPNSATNDSTRGYSINPTYAELIRNFGSKGWEKMVFEQLKNIEPLSKKLKKEREIAKVNVTLPSGGELTFSTGEHNDLQKAIIEDFLPRYGHGAEVLYVGDTSDKYLYLEKEKLEELNFFEISHEELPDVIAYSKNKNWLYLIEAVHSSGPISELRLIQLQKLTKDCKADIVYITAFLNRPKFRQFITDIAWETEVWIADNPDHLVHFNGDKFLGPYKR from the coding sequence ATGAAGCAGTATATCAGTCCCGATAAATCAAAAACTTTTAGCGAAAAAACACCTCAAGTTCAGGAACTGATAAATACAACGCTTTACATTCTTGATACTTTTGGAATTCCTTTAAATGCAACACCAAGAAGATTGGAAAGAATGGCAATTACGTTTTTAGCAAGTGGCGACATTAAAAAAGTTGCTGACTTTAAAAAAGTAAAAGATTTGAATAGTGGACACGCTCTCAAGACAAGAGATATAATTATATACGTCAATAATCATTTTGGGGAAAATATAAGTTCAGGTTCTTATGATGATATCCGCAGAAAGGATTTAAAACTTCTTACTATTGCAGAAGTAATCTTACAATCAAGCCCTAATTCTGCGACCAACGATTCAACACGTGGCTATTCAATCAATCCAACCTATGCTGAACTTATAAGAAATTTCGGCTCAAAAGGGTGGGAGAAAATGGTCTTTGAGCAATTGAAAAATATCGAACCTTTAAGTAAAAAACTGAAAAAGGAGAGAGAAATCGCAAAAGTAAATGTTACACTACCTTCTGGCGGTGAATTGACTTTTTCCACAGGTGAACATAATGATTTACAAAAAGCGATTATTGAAGATTTCTTGCCAAGATATGGACACGGTGCAGAAGTGCTTTATGTGGGAGATACTTCTGACAAATATCTTTACCTTGAAAAAGAGAAACTTGAAGAACTGAATTTCTTTGAAATTTCTCACGAAGAGTTACCAGATGTAATTGCTTACTCAAAGAATAAGAATTGGCTATACTTGATAGAAGCTGTTCACTCTTCGGGTCCAATAAGCGAGCTTAGGTTGATCCAACTTCAAAAGCTTACTAAGGACTGCAAAGCTGACATTGTTTATATAACTGCATTTTTGAATAGACCGAAGTTTAGGCAATTTATCACCGACATTGCTTGGGAAACAGAAGTTTGGATTGCAGATAACCCCGATCATTTAGTTCACTTCAATGGAGATAAATTTCTTGGCCCATACAAAAGGTAA